TTTATAAGTAGATAACTTTTCCTATATCTTGCAGACAAATTGCCTTTGCTGGCAGGAAGAAAATCTTTGAAAACTGTGGTTGGAGAGGGATATAGTGAGGTTGGTAATGATAAAACATCTGTGGACAGAAAGAATGAGTATGATGATTCGATACTAAAACCCAAAATGCTGGCCATGGCAGTACCAGCTTTCTTCCTTTTATCTTGTGCATTCTTTTGTCCGTGCTTCCAAGCAAGGAAAAGAGAAGCTGCTCATACTGTTCTCTCTAAGGAGCCAATTTCAAGTGAGTAATCATTTCCATTGTTCAAATGCTtacaattcttttatttcagCTTTGTCGTCTCCTAAGCACTAATGAACAAATAGAAGATGGGAGGTTATCTTTCTCGGAGATATGTgtgataaaaatgaatggTTCTTTTACTGGCAAGAAAATGCTTCATGCACATATGTGATTaggttatataatatatgttttctaTATGGTTAACTTAGCCCATAATTTTCACCTTCTTTCTCCTTAGAGTAGTTTCTGCACAAAAAAGAATTGTTGGTGGCACCATACAAAGGTCAAAATGAATGGGTTctgaaattattcttttttttttttttggcttcatgtctttttgtatttatcgcttttcttgaattttatggTTTTCGGTTTCCGGTTCTGTTTTCCCCTTTTCTCTTGGTATTATTTTAAGTGTTACAATTAGattgaaacaaaatattaatctataTTTGCATACTCAACAGAAAAGAAAGGTTCTAGTTAgaattttgagatttatgaTAAAGTCATACATTTTTACcataataagtcaatagaaTCTTTTTTCggtgaatataaatataattctgtGAATtctttaatcattattttttagaggCAGCAAGATGTTCATTACTGGATGGAAGAATTTAATAGtgaatattcataaaatatgactgacatacatatatacattgtaatgattttactatacttatttatatGCATTCATTTCatgattcatatatttatatactatttaataaaatctcagccccttttcaaataaatatttttcttgccaTCCTTTTATTGgcttaaatgaaattaaactTTCTTTCTCACTTATATAGTTATGCCCGTAATTACTTAAACCAAGTACCAAATAAATCTTCGCCCCTACTTCTCACACGCATCGAGTGGGCTCGACTAGTATGTATATAGTAGTTGACATATTTTATACCtgtcactaaatataaatttatatttacatataacaTACTCAAATTATTACACTAGTGTATGAATTTACATTATCCAATCATTATATaggataaataattaagactTTTTGAGAAATAGTCAAACTACGATCACCTCaatattgggataattatactgaCAAAAAGTAGTAGTTGGGAAAAAAAAGGACTTTCTCCCCGGCTTCAGTGACAgccaaatgaaaaaaaagaggtccaaaaataaaaagattatgtgGATTTTTAAcccttttgtttaaaatttaagttacAATTCTTTCTCCCCATTTTAACTTTTCTCTTTACAACATTtacatcacacacacacacacacacacacatatacatatatatatatatatattaatgcacACACAAATACAAACACAATCCCCGTGGAAACACAACACGTACACATAGATAGTATACACATCCTCAAAGATACACAGACAAAGACCAtcgttacaaatatttatccaatatatattatgtaattctaattaagtaaagtttaaatttaaaagaaaaagaagaagtgaagaagagaataaaatataaaaaaggtttatactttttgttaaattttgttcccgtccaaaaaaaaaaacaaacatatctTTCTCATCTTTATACATCTATAACTATGTCAGTAAACAAAACCAATCATAGATTACTAACCCCATACATCTTTAAAGTTTCTTGTATATTGTGTTTATGCAAATTTATAGTGAATAACAAACTTCTGGATAGAGAGATTGATAGAACAGATAGAGCAACGATTTCCTCCCTTTTGGATTGCGTCCTGTATTATCCACCTCAGAAAAACTCTTTTTGTCTTTAACTATTCGATGcctttcattaaaaaaagaaagaagagaaaaaccAACATCATCGTATCATGTACCTTTCTGTTTTAAGTGGACTATAACTTTCATCCAAAATGTTCTGTTTTACTACTTTAAGGAGAAAATCTTAAAATGCATTAAGATTTGAATTACCCAGAACTtagtagtaataaaaataaaagagttggattaatttatgCTGGTTCCATTTTTAGTGGGATATGACCCAATATTGAGGTTTAAACTTTGTTGTCAGGAAGCTCTCCTCAAACATTTTCCTAAGTAGTGTATACCCACCTTATAAAAATCTGTGATGGCAgcttacttataaaaaaatatacctgATTATGAAAATGTCTGGTTTTATCTATCTATATTTTCATAGCATCTTCTCTTGGTGCAGTTTTCATGTTCAATGGCAAGGAACTGCTAATATCTTTTAGATTTTGCTCATACTGCTTCATTTCtgtatttacaaaatattgcTCTTTATTGTAGTGGATTCAATTTCATCTTTGGAAATGAATTCTGCTTCTGAGAAGTTTCCTGGCAGTCCAATGAGAGTTCCTCCCAGTCCAATGAGAGTTCCGCCCAGTCCTTCAAGATTTTCCATGTCACCAAAACTTAATAGGCTTGGATCCATTCATCTAAATATGAGCCAAGTTGCTAGGGCAACAAATAATTTCTCTCCATCATTACGAATAGGTGAAGGAGGGTTTGGAACAGTCTACAAGGCTGAGCTACCCGATGGCCAGGTTGTTGCTATCAAGCGAGCAAGAAAGGTATTAACCTGATTCTTTTGCAAAGGCCCATGTTTGCAGCTTCTGCTACCTCAGCTCATAGCTCTAATTGTTGAAAGGAATTGCTTGAATTGGCTGTCGCCCAGGAGTATAAACAGAGGCTTTTTGTTGCATGGGTCTCCTGTTGGAATATAAACAAAGGCCTTGCTTTCTTGATGTTGCCCAGAATTCCATACATACATAGGCTGATAGGTAGATAGGCATTTGACTTGAGGTCATTATGCTGGTAtactttcataaatttaacatTTGCCTATCAAATGAAATTATCATTATGTCTTGAGTAAAATAGTGGTATGTTGTTAGTTTCAAATTGAGGAATTCGCAGCATGCTGGATAAGTAAATTCATGcagttattttaaattatcatccTACAGTTGCTTATGACATAtgttgagaattttttaaggaACTTTGACCTTGCCTTgtgttattttgttttcttacatATAACTGAAAATAGTGCATCAAgctgaagaaatatatattcttccaTAGTGATCCTCTctcatgaatttttttgtcaataattcTCTCATTGTGGGAACAAACGCAGGAACATTTTTCTGCCCTACACACTGAATTTAGAAGTGAAGTTGAACTTCTGGCTAAAATTGATCATCGGAACCTAGTCAAGCATCTTGGCTATGTTGAAAAAGGAATGGAACGTCTGATTATCACAGAGTATGTGCCCAATGGTACCCTCAGAGAACATCTAGATGGTAAAGCTTTAAATCCCGGCAATGCTACCAATTTTCTCCTCATCCAACCACTATAATGCCACATCTTGACTAATGTTCTTCGTAGGTCTTAAGGGGAAGATTTTGGATTTCAATCAGCGCCTTGAGATTTCCATTGATGTTGCTCATGGCCTAACATATCTCCATCTATATGCAGGTAAGAACTAATTCTACAGACACGATTTGTTTCTAAtttgttttggaaaaataatggaAGAACTTCTACCAAAATGGAAAGAGTCAGATGATTTCTGCACCAAGACAAAGTTCTCTGATGTACTGAACTGGGACATGATCTTGTTGAGCAGCTCTGAATCTTGAATTCACTTAGTTTTCAATTGTGTGCATAGAGCAAATTATAAGTTCGATCATCGTACTATATTCTTGAATTATTGTACCTTTGTCAGCAATATCTTCTCTCAATCTGGCCTACCTTTTGGCGTGCTGTCtttatctttcatttttctggtGGTTCAtggcttcttttttttatctcattgcAGAGAAGCAAATTATCCACAGAGATATTAAGTCCTCCAATATTCTCTTGACCGAAAGCTATAGAGCTAAAGTTGCAGACTTTGGTTTTGCGAGGCTAGGAGATGACTCTGACAAAACACATGTTTCAACCAAAGTAAAGGGCACAGTCGGTTACCTGGATCCTGAGTATATGAGAACATATCAACTCACAACCAAAAGCGATGTTTACTCATTTGGGATATTGTTAGCAGAAATCTTAACTGGCCGCCGACCTGTGGACCTGAAGAAACCACCTGATGAGAGGGTGACAATTAAATGGGTAagcttttc
This Sesamum indicum cultivar Zhongzhi No. 13 linkage group LG5, S_indicum_v1.0, whole genome shotgun sequence DNA region includes the following protein-coding sequences:
- the LOC105162150 gene encoding calmodulin-binding receptor-like cytoplasmic kinase 3; the encoded protein is MALVLLILFMLVQSPRIFASELWKHGKACGTYHISHLDDPGHELFHIDGKLVDRYFFCKTLRGYHERHCFIPENIRDRYCQSLDKLPLLAGRKSLKTVVGEGYSEVGNDKTSVDRKNEYDDSILKPKMLAMAVPAFFLLSCAFFCPCFQARKREAAHTVLSKEPISMDSISSLEMNSASEKFPGSPMRVPPSPMRVPPSPSRFSMSPKLNRLGSIHLNMSQVARATNNFSPSLRIGEGGFGTVYKAELPDGQVVAIKRARKEHFSALHTEFRSEVELLAKIDHRNLVKHLGYVEKGMERLIITEYVPNGTLREHLDGLKGKILDFNQRLEISIDVAHGLTYLHLYAEKQIIHRDIKSSNILLTESYRAKVADFGFARLGDDSDKTHVSTKVKGTVGYLDPEYMRTYQLTTKSDVYSFGILLAEILTGRRPVDLKKPPDERVTIKWVFRKYNERRFAEMVDPLMNESINEEILVKMFDLAIRCAAPTRADRPDMKAVGEQLWGIRMDYLRSDRRG